The sequence below is a genomic window from Gossypium hirsutum isolate 1008001.06 chromosome A11, Gossypium_hirsutum_v2.1, whole genome shotgun sequence.
TCATACATGACACATCATGTATTTCTGTTTGATTATTCTATCAATCAAACcaacttataataataataatagataaattttttataaaaataacgctttaatataatgtataaagattaattgagaaaaagagaCATTAGTGTAACTGCAAGGCCATGAAGATACTTTTAACTTTCATTTATTAATAATACTCCCACTAGCTTTCATTCTGTAGCTGATGCTTTGTGTCTTCTTGACACTTTCCAGTTTCCACtgaacaaagtaaaaaaattgagaagaaattaaaacaaacatatatatttttcatcaattagACCAAATGTATTCTCTCTGATCCTCTGGCAATGAGAAAAAGAACAAATCCACGTGTATGCTATCCGCCATTTTCAACGTGCAGATGAAGAAATTATATAAACAAACAAAGGGAAAAGCAAAGCAAAGACGTAAGATTAAGGGAAAATACAGAAAACGATGAAGCTTAAGGTATACGCAGATCGCTTGTCTCAGCCTGTTCGAGCTGTAATCATCTTCTGCGAGTAATTTTTTCCTCGCCTTTTCTTGAGCTATTATCTggtttttcttctctctttttttttttgaaattttctttaatctcctttttttttggtaaattaggGTAAATGGAATAGAATATGAGGAAATCAAAGTAGATCTCGCAAATCGTGAACATTTAACTCCTGAATTCTCAGGTATTATTCTTCCCCTTCTAATTTCACTATTCGAATTCTACTACAATTTGTTATTTGCTATTCACAGGtgtttcatattttaattaattgttattagttgattacttttgaaattaacaaagattaaataattttaaatttttttagagggaccaatttgctcaatatTGAAATTGAGATGGACTGGAGAGCTatttttaccttatttattttacTAGATTTATAAATTTCGAATTATTTTGTTGTAGAAATAAATCCCATGCAACAGCTGCCGGCCATTGTTCATGGAACATTTAAGCTGTTTGAAAGGTAATCAAAGTGTTTGTTTTTTTACTCTTAGTTCAATGATTCGatatatttattgattaaatttatttgttgCAGCCATGCTATTCTTATCTATCTTGCTTCTTCATTTCCTGGAGTTGCTGATCATTGGTAGgtgcaattttctttttttttttggcagattatttgttatttttttcaccaaaaaaaataattattgaacaATATTATAAACCATTAGATATTGTCCGAGTGGGTGAAAATAAAAccatgattaattttttttttaaatagattagtttcACTAACATTTTTGAAAGAAGTATAACCATATAAACAGGGTGAAGCCAGAATTTTTTGTTGGAAGGACTAGATTTGATTCATAAATTTTTGGGAGAGCTAAAAATGTAATtccatcactaaaatttaaaaatttttcaagagATTAAATTATAACCTTTACACTTTTAGAGaggttataattaaattttaaattttagtgaggccAAAATACAACTTCGATGGTATGTCGATGGCTCAATGTTCTTGTGATGTTAACGTTGGAAAGATTAACTAACTTATCTGCCAATGCCTTACTGAAATTTTTAGGCAGTTCAATCACGGGATTATTGATATAATTGGACACATTTCCCATTTTGTTTGGATATAATAGAGGTaaatagaggtgctcatggaCGGGATGAGATTAGAGTCGGGTCAGGTTTAAgcataatattaatttattttattcttatccaAGCTTGATCCGACCTAAAAtatgggtttaaaattttatccgaATCCATCTATACTTGTAAAAGATTAACTAAACCCATTTTAAACtcgcttatattatttttaaaatttaaaaaatatatattatattatattatttcaatttttagaattttatatttttttttattgaaaattttttatagtcatcttaacattattttaatgtttacattagagtagtattatatatttagtatagatatttttttaatttattttaaattacataatataaaatattataaacttaaaaatgggtcAAGCTTGATCGTTAAATATTCAAACCCAAACCTGACACATATTTTAAACGAGGTTAATTTCttatccaaatttatttattgggcctattatttttatctaaatcttCTTAAAATTAAGACAAATCTTCAAACCTGTACAGATAGTCCGATCCATAAACAGTTGTAAGATATACCACACCAATTATAACTGAGTTTTTGTTACTTCGTTTCGAGGTATCCGGATGATGTTTACAAGAGAAGCAAGATACACTCGGTGTTGGATTGGCATCACTCCAACTTACGTCGTGGTCCAAGTATGTAATTAACGCCGAAATGGATCGAACACTTTTTAAGTTTTCTGTGCTTGTTCATAGTGATTGGTGCACTGATGTTGTAGGATAATGTTTGCTTCGTATCTTATGACATGTTGTTTCCCTTCGTGGACCAATCACCGATGCTATATGCGTGTGCTTGTCTCTGAACATGAATCCTTTTCAGTTTATCTATGTCGATATGTTACCTTCTATCTAGATATGCTTGTGTTGTGGTTCCTTTTGAAACTCGATGCTTCTATTTGTTTCAGTCACAATTGTTCAGAATTCTATTCTAGCGCCTGTGTTTCGCCGTCCATTGAATCCAGAAGCAGTTGCTGAAGGCGAGAAAATTCTGTCCGCAGCTCTGTCGAAGATCGAATCTTTTTGGCTCGACGATAATAGGCCTTTTTTGCTCGGTGAGAACCAACCATCAATAGCCGATCTTAGCCTCGTTTGTGACATAATGCAAGTTAAGGTATGTTTTTTATGAATCAATCTTTTTCGTCATCTCCGCCGTGCCCCCATATGCTTAATGTTTCGtgctttaaaaattaaatcacgcATCGATAACAATTTCTTCGATGTAGCTTGTGGGTGAGACGGATTGGAACAGATTATTGGGTCCTTACAAGAAAGTTCAGCAATGGATCGAGAACACAAGAAATGCTACAAATCCTCACTTTGATGAACTGCATAAGGTCCTGAAGGAACTCAAAGAAAAACTGCAAAATTAGCAATTAAAAGGGTTTAGCAAATAATGAAGGTGGTGGAGTCTTTGCGTTCAAGAATCTGAGAAATGAAGAACTGCATTACTATAGTATGTATAATTAGAACGTGTGGTATGTTTTCAGTCACTAAGAACAGGGGCTTATGTTTATATAAACAGATGCTGTGGTATTGTAATGGATGATGAGTAAATATTGGCTTATATAAGAGTTTCACTCTGTTTTACTTATTGTTTCGTTGTACTGCAAATCCTCTGGTTATCTATTTTACTCCAATTTCGAGATGAGGAAAATGgatatatgtaatttttaattatttatatataatagtttAGTAATTTTGTGGTTTACCCAGAAGGAATCACACGTGTATGCTACCTGCCCAAGTCAATTCGCGGTTGAAGAAATGAGATAAAGGAAGCAAGGTCAACAAAACAAAGGTGtttgaacaaaataaataaataatggctGAGgataaattaagggaaaaataCCGAAAACAGAGACGGAAATAGAAAGATCAAAAGGGATAAACATGAAGCTCAAACTATATGCAGATCGCATGTCTCAGCCTGTTCGAGCTGTCATCATCTTCTGCAAGTAATTTTTTTCCCATCTTCTGATGAACTATTATCTGGGTTTTCTTctgctttgaaaattttcttcatGTTTCATGTTCTTTCTTTGTTAAATTAGGAAAAATGGTATAGACTTTGAGGAGATTAGAGTTGATATCGCTAAGCGTCAACATTTAACTCCTGAATACGCGGGTATTCAAATTATGCACCGATTTGTTATTAActatttgatttgtttttttcttttttgaaatttataaattaagaATTATTTTGTTGCAGAAATTATTCCCATGAAGCAGCTGCCCGCCATTGTTGATGGAAGATTTAAGCTGTTTGAGAGGTAAATAAAGACCCCTTTTTTCCCCTTAGTTCATACGttccatattaaatatatatattcattactattagtttttttgttgttgttgcagCCATGCCATTCTTGTCTATCTTGCTTCTTCATTTCCTGGAGTTGCAGATCATTGGTGAGTGCAATTACTTTTTTCTTTGTAGGATTACTTGTTAGTTATTACATGGTGGATGGTTGGACAACTTCAACAGTATGTTAATGTCTTGGTGTTCTATGATGTTACTATCGGAAGGATTAACCAATTTATGTGCCGATGTTTGTTTGCTCTAGGCTACTGTCTTACCAAGACTTATGCGGTTCAATCATGGGATTATCAATATAAATTTGGTGCATTTCATGTTCAGTTCAGATATGCCACTCTTATTATAACGAGTGTCCGTTTTCCTTGTTTCAAGGTACCCGGCTGATGTTTTCAAGAGAAGTAAGATACACTCGGTATTGGATTGGCATCACTCCAACTTACGTCGTGGTCCAAGTATGTAATTAACGCCGAAATGGATCGAACTCTTTTTGAGTTTTCTTGCTTGTTCATAGTGATTGGTGCACTGATGTTGCAGGATAATGTTTGCTTCGTATCTTATGACATTTTTTTCCCTTCGTGGACCAATCACCGATGCTATATGCGTGTACTTGTCTCCAAACAtgaatcctttttatgacattgTTTTATGTCATGTTATTTCCCTTGGTGGACCGATCCTATATCTGTGCTTGTCTCTAAACACGAATCCTTTTTGGTTTATCTATGCCGATATGTTACCTTCTATCTACATATAGTTGTGTTGTGGTTATGTGTATCAATGCTCCCTTTTGATTGGTGAGGTATGGCTTTTGAACTCTATGCTTCTGTTTTCCAGCCACAATTGTTCGGAATACTGTCCTAGCACCTGTGCTTGGCCGTCCATTGAATCCAGAAGCAGCTGCTGAAGGTGAGAAATTTCTGTCTGCATCTCTGTCGAAGATAGAGTCCGTTTGGCTCAAGGGTAATGGCCGTTTTTTGCTTGGTGGGAACCAACCATCTATAGCCGATCTTAGCCTCGTTTGTGACATAATGCAACTCGAGGTATGTCCACATTTCATTTCTTTCTGACTGTCATTAGCATTACTTCTCTGGTGGAACGTAATATTCTATTACAGTTCACCCGTGCCCCCATAGATTTATCTGCGTTTCTTCTCAAAACATAGTCTTATTTATGTTTTCGTTTTCCTTCTTGGCTTGCACATGCATGAGTGCTTAGAAAATGAAATTATCTGAAGAGACATTAAGATTGATAACAATTTCTTCGACATAGCTTTTGGGTGAGACGGAACGAAACAGGTTATTGGGTCCTTACAAGGAAGTTCAGCAGTGGATCGAAAACACAAGAAATGCTACAAATCCTCACTTCGATGAAGTGCATAAGATCCTAATGAAAGCCAAAGAAAAACTGCAAAATCCGCGGATGAAGGGAGCGACTAACGAAGGTGGCGGATCTGACATGAAAAGAACTTTGCATTCAAGAATTTGACAAATGAAAAACTGCATTACCAGTATGTATCATTAGAACATGTGGCGTTTTAATCTTTGCTCTTCTTTCTTTTGAAAAACAATAGATGCTATAGTAATGGATGATGAAGTATTATTCCTATTTTACCTGTTTTTTTGTACTCCGAGCCCTGTGAGTGTAGGATAAGAATATTTATAATCACATCTTACGTATTGGTACAAATAGATGGTACTGTGATGGATCATAAGCAATGATTGGCTCATAactaataattaaacatgttttaCCTATTGTTTCTTTATACTCTTAAGTCCTGTAATTTGCTATTTTACTCATATTtggatatatgaatatgtgtctgattggatatgtttaattttttaatggtttttttcatatattttgagaATCATATTGTTAATAACTTATTTTTGGATAAActaagatgaaaatgaaatatgaaaaaagaaATACATACAATTTAAGGATTCAGCAAAGGTAAtgtaataaaggaaaaaaaaaagcaaagtgATCATGGATTGAATCGGGTTTGGATTAAGCTAATCTAAAATTTTAGATTCATTTTCTATGTTTGGGCTTGACTCGAAAAATAggtatgaaattttatataagtctggctcaaataaaaaattactgaACCCGAGTCTAGGCATCTCCAATcgtattaaattttatatgaaaataaaattaaaaatataatacaacaaatacactaaaaatattaaaaataaattttcccaacaaattaaaaatacattaaaataagtatttatactttaataacactaagatagttgtaactaggggtgagtattcgattgagtcgagtcgaatcgagtaaaaaattttcaagttagtcAAGTTGACGAAACCTATTTTAGCAcctaaatttaatttgaattcttTTCCAATCAAATCGAATCGAGTCAAGAAATTTTGAGTCGAGTTaacaaatcctattatttatactcaatgttgcgtttacatagaccaattatttaattagtagATGAAGTAGAAGATTATTTATctatataaacaatataatggttttgttTTTTACCTTAAtggataaatatttataaaaaagatgtagttttgtttttaacttaatagttttaacttttaattttagaaaagatagacatttattaaaacaatatagtTTTGTCTTTTTTATTCGGATTTTCAGATAACTCAAATTATGTAATTCGTATTTGAGTTAAACCGCAAAACTAGATTTTTTAGTcaagttgatccaaataacttgaattatttaattcaaattttaaattttttatcgagtttttcgaatcgaatcgaaattTGCACAACTTTAGTTAGCAAATAAATACATCTaaaatggtaataaaattaacaattaattaaagattatacaatatctaaataataataacaacataataacaatataatagtaaaattgtatcaaaataataataaaaaaataatattcaagCCGGGCCAAACTCGAACTAAAAAAATTTACTCAAAACTATTGTTTAAACTTGAATCTTATTTTTTATCTAAACTTATTTttcgaaattatatttttatctaacCTCTCGACTTTCGGACGAGCCTTATTTTAATCTCATTTAAAAACCCCTTGAAAAACACCCGAAAAAAAAAAACAGCCTTTGTCCGAAATGGGAAACAGAAGGTTCGCTCAGGTATCCACTAGCGACGATGAGGACGAAGTTCCGATACGTACCCGACGGTCCCGGCCGGAAGATACCAAGCAagaaaggaaaaggaagaaaatgaagcTACTAGAAGAGGATGatgaagaggaagaagagaggGCATTGAAGAAAACgaagaagaataagaaaaagCGAGATGACGACacggaggaagaagaagaagaagaaccagAGGAAGAAGAGGAACCAGAGGAAGAAGGAGTTCAAGAGGATGCGAAGCCAATAGGGGAAGCCGTTAGGGTTTCTGGGAAAGGAAGAGGAAGGAGGAGTCATTATGAAGCTTTTGAGTTTGATGGCAATCGATATGATCTCGTGAGTTCTTTACTTGCATTTtggattttttagggttttttgctCTTTGTTAATCTGTTTCCGAGTGTTCGGATTCTGAATTTAGGGGTTTCTGATTGTTAGGGCTTGAGTTCTTTTTTGTTGTGCGGCACTGTTTGATAGGTTTTGCTggaatttagggtttttgaacttttttggcttgaaaattttTACTTGTGTTTATGTGGATTTATGGTCTGGTTTTCTGGTTGTTCTATAAATGTCAGATCTGTTAGTTGATTTCAATCATTTTAATGGATTTATCAAGTGCTTTTTTTCCCCTTAAAATGAGTGGCTGAAGCTGCTTTTTCTGGGTCATTTtcttttatcttaattttaagtTATCTTCTATGAGAAAttaagattttttattatttttagttgtaATTGGGGGAAAAAAGAGGCTTTTTTAGATGTTTCGATGTTTGTGAAGAGTGATAATACTTTCTTTAGCTTCTCAGGAATTGTGGTCAAAGAAAGCTGAAATGAGATACTGATTCCTGGTATAAATGAGTTCTACTACTAATTTTACGTTTATGTTTTTCAGTCACCCTTTTAAATAAGTATAGTTGTTATGTATTATGTTTATTTGTTGCTCTTTTGATCTGTAAATATGGCGGTCGTAATAGCAGCGGCAGAAAAGAGTGTCTTTGTGGATGCTGGTAGGCATTAGAAGTGAATGTTAAAAATGGTTATGCTTGTAGAACTGCTTTGTGAAAAGTTATTACTCCAGATTTAAGTGGGCCATTTTTGTGgcattctatttttattttgtttgcagCAGTAATTTGGGGTCTCTTTGTTAATTTATAACTTTTCACCTTTGTGTCATTATTTATGTTTTCTAGTGTTCCTCGACAGGAGGATCCAGTTCTTTTAGTTCCCGAAGATCAGGAGCAGAAGCCTTATGTGGCAATCATTAAGGTAATTGCATTGCCTGGTATCGCATTTTTAGTTTTGTTACCTTCGACTTACTTCTTAGTCGCTTATTCTCAAATAATGGAGCTTTTCTCAATGATAGGACATTAGTCAGACTAAGGATGGGAGCATTATGGTTACTGGCCAGTGGTTTTATCGCCCTGAAGAGGCTGAGAAAAAAGGTGGTGGAAGCTGGCAATCACGTGATACCAGAGAGCTGTTTTATAGTTTCCATAGGGATGAGGTTCCAGCTGAATCTGTGATGCACAAGTGTGTAGTGCACTTTGTTCCCATACATAAGCAACATCCAAACCGTAAACAGCATCCAGGTTTTATTGTGCAAAGAGTTTATGACACTGTAGAGCGGAAACTTTGGAAGCTAACTGATAAAGATTATGAGGATAGTAAACAGCATGAGATTGATCTACTTGTTCAGAAAACTTTATCACGTTTGGGAGATCTCCCTGACCTTGAGATTGATGCTGCTGCTGCAGTTGTTGATCAGGAAGAGCAATTGAAAGCGAAAAGAACACTCAGGAAAAAGAACATTTCACCTCTTGATGTTACGAGGAACGATGAAGGAACTACAAGGTCTGATCAACATATGAAAGCTGAAACTCCTGGAAGCTGTACAAGTAATACCACTGAATACTACACTATTTTGTCAAAAGCTAACGTGCTAACTGGAGTAACCCATCGTGATAAGTGGATGGAGAGGCTTCTCCAAGCAGTTCAATATATGTGTAGTTCTCCTGATAGCGTGCATAATGATGACAAAGTAAAAGGTGGTTCTGATAGCTTGGAACCTGAAAGAGGTGCTAAGAGTTCAGGAACTGCAAATGGATCACAAGAGAAGAGTTCAAATGTGTGCAGTGACTTTTTACCTATGTTTAGCTTTTATAGTAGggatatctttctttttttttctttcccatgTGATGATAAGTAGAAATAGGTATTATTGAATGGTTATTGATCCAATGATTTGCATAATATTTGTTGCCCTTCTTGATTTGCAGGCTGGCAAGTCTTTTCAGTGGCCAGATGCTGCTGTTGCTGCTGTAACTGCACTCGAGAAGGCCTCACATGATGCTTTTTCACCTGACATGAAATATAACCAGAAGTTACGGCAACTTATGTTCAACCTGAAGGTCAAGAGCTTTCTGCTTATTAGCCTATATAGATATATATTCCCTTGTTTCACTTTAAGATGGTGTTGGTTCTTGTTTCTTTTTTATAGAACAATCCATTGCTCGCTCGACGTCTACTAAATGGAGAGTTGGAGCCTTCAACAATACTTAACATGACACCTGCTGAGTTAAAGGTATAGTCTATAAGGGCCTTGAGTTCTCTTCTTTCGTGTCGGTTTAAGAGAGCGATAGCTACCTCATGTAGGTGGAAATGTGTTCAACTCTTGAACTTGGTTATCTTTGTGTCATTTTGGTTTCAATATCTCAatggcttagaaaaattttaagctTACAATTCTTTGCAACTAATTTTAACTGCAAATATTGATCCCCCACTTCATTATATATATGTCCTTAGGATTTTTGTTTATTGCAAGTGGCATTGTTTTGTGATTAATGATTTCTATGTAGGAGGGTTTAACTGCTGAAGAGACAGCAAAAAAAGAGCCCGATGAATCAGAGCGCATGCAGGTCATTCTCTTAACctaatttttgttgaagaataaATCTGATTacaattttctttttaacttgGTTGACATATGCTCATTGATTGTTCGATTACTCTTTAAGCAGATGACTGATGCTCGGTGCTCAAGATGCAATGAATTTAAAGTCTGTCTAAGGGACATTATCCAAGCAGGACATGGAGATCGCTACCAGGTTATCTCATATTTTCTTCTCCATTTCCATCATCGAGAATAAGCTTGGATTATTAGGATGGTACTAAGTTGATTAAGCTAGTGTATGTCTAAATATTGTGATTCACCCTAGTTAGACATGTACAGGCACAAATGTCGAACTTGTTTATGTAGGAGAGACCAATAACTGCAACTGCAGAGAAAGATTTGTCTTTGTACAAAGATTTCAGACAATGACTAGAAGTTCACAAGCCATGTTGAGCAAGAGAACAATATACTTTCACGTAGAAATTTGATTTTATAAGGGCATAATATTGACACAAGTACTTAGAAGATGGTAGGTAAAAgtaagtaccatggaggcccctaaactaggagtcagattgcattttgctccttttacctgaaaataggcaaattagtccctatatattagatcaaagagctaagtggtcctttttgttaaaacttccatccatttctactgttaaaaactagcatTACCAGACAGTTACATGTGACAGCATGCCACATTCACCTCATGTTGATGTATAGagcagtttttaacagtaaaaatggatggaatttttaacagaaggactagtttgctctttgatataacgtacatggactaatttgctcagttttttagtagagggggcaaaatgcaatccgactccTAGTACAAGGACCAACATGGTACGTTTATTGAAGATGGTATTATAAATCTTTGTCTAAAATGGATAAACATGTATCATGCTCCTACATATGTGAATGTCTGATTGTGTTTGATAGGCATATGTATATTTGTTGTTGGAATATACAGTCAGATATTCATTTTCATCTTTAAccattaaaccttaaaacttCCCCTTTGTGTTTTCAGTTGGAATGTATTGCATGTGGAAATTCCTGGTATGCTTCTAGAGACGAGGCATCTTCACTTACAATAGAGCCATCATCAAGTTCTGCCAAGGGTGCTGGTTTGGGACAACCAGCCATGGCGAAGCCTGAAATTCCCGAGAAGAAGTCAGTTAGCCCCCGTGAATCAGAATCTACAAAAAATGCGGAGTAAGGAGCAAAAGTGACCTTTGTACAGTTGAGTGTTTTCCTATCAGTTAGACATAGTCATATATGTATACATCTATATACATTAAGGTTAGGTTAGTACTGAGATTCCAGCAAAAATTATTGGTTTGTTCTCAAGCATAAGCCATGATTTAGCTAGTATTACTTTTAAATATCGGAATTTAGTTAAGTTAGTTCTTGAAGTCACATTACACCCCGAAATCTATTTACAAAAAAAGTCCTTTAGCAGTTCATTTGGATAGACTGATATTTTGCATTATGCTTTAAAATGAAATCCATTTTTACCTAGAAATGGATCATGGGAAGGCATTTTGCTTCTTCATACTATTTCTGGTTATCATTTAATTTCTAGTTTGAATAAGCTAATCCCATTTCTAAATTTTAGTTATTCTCATTATGTAGGGTCTTAAAGAGAATATGCCAGCATCGtcaatttgaaattataaaataatttttaataataaatgtaTAGTGATTTGGGTCTATTGTAAATCtctaatattttcttaaaaactttaaaatttaagttcCAATTATTAAGTTTAAGGacttttttgaataaaaaagatttaagtcttaatgtgagaataattacttaatttagtcttaatataagaataattacaAAGTTATAAGATTAACTTCAactgaaaaaaattcaaactccTATGGGAATTTTTGTCAAGTCCTAATCTTGATTTAACCCTAACa
It includes:
- the LOC107924541 gene encoding uncharacterized protein isoform X2 — encoded protein: MKLLSLMAIDMISVPRQEDPVLLVPEDQEQKPYVAIIKDISQTKDGSIMVTGQWFYRPEEAEKKGGGSWQSRDTRELFYSFHRDEVPAESVMHKCVVHFVPIHKQHPNRKQHPGFIVQRVYDTVERKLWKLTDKDYEDSKQHEIDLLVQKTLSRLGDLPDLEIDAAAAVVDQEEQLKAKRTLRKKNISPLDVTRNDEGTTRSDQHMKAETPGSCTSNTTEYYTILSKANVLTGVTHRDKWMERLLQAVQYMCSSPDSVHNDDKVKGGSDSLEPERGAKSSGTANGSQEKSSNAGKSFQWPDAAVAAVTALEKASHDAFSPDMKYNQKLRQLMFNLKNNPLLARRLLNGELEPSTILNMTPAELKEGLTAEETAKKEPDESERMQMTDARCSRCNEFKVCLRDIIQAGHGDRYQLECIACGNSWYASRDEASSLTIEPSSSSAKGAGLGQPAMAKPEIPEKKSVSPRESESTKNAE
- the LOC107924541 gene encoding uncharacterized protein isoform X1, producing MGNRRFAQVSTSDDEDEVPIRTRRSRPEDTKQERKRKKMKLLEEDDEEEEERALKKTKKNKKKRDDDTEEEEEEEPEEEEEPEEEGVQEDAKPIGEAVRVSGKGRGRRSHYEAFEFDGNRYDLEDPVLLVPEDQEQKPYVAIIKDISQTKDGSIMVTGQWFYRPEEAEKKGGGSWQSRDTRELFYSFHRDEVPAESVMHKCVVHFVPIHKQHPNRKQHPGFIVQRVYDTVERKLWKLTDKDYEDSKQHEIDLLVQKTLSRLGDLPDLEIDAAAAVVDQEEQLKAKRTLRKKNISPLDVTRNDEGTTRSDQHMKAETPGSCTSNTTEYYTILSKANVLTGVTHRDKWMERLLQAVQYMCSSPDSVHNDDKVKGGSDSLEPERGAKSSGTANGSQEKSSNAGKSFQWPDAAVAAVTALEKASHDAFSPDMKYNQKLRQLMFNLKNNPLLARRLLNGELEPSTILNMTPAELKEGLTAEETAKKEPDESERMQMTDARCSRCNEFKVCLRDIIQAGHGDRYQLECIACGNSWYASRDEASSLTIEPSSSSAKGAGLGQPAMAKPEIPEKKSVSPRESESTKNAE
- the LOC107924543 gene encoding glutathione S-transferase T1, which translates into the protein MKLKVYADRLSQPVRAVIIFCEVNGIEYEEIKVDLANREHLTPEFSEINPMQQLPAIVHGTFKLFESHAILIYLASSFPGVADHWYPDDVYKRSKIHSVLDWHHSNLRRGPITIVQNSILAPVFRRPLNPEAVAEGEKILSAALSKIESFWLDDNRPFLLGENQPSIADLSLVCDIMQVKLVGETDWNRLLGPYKKVQQWIENTRNATNPHFDELHKVLKELKEKLQN
- the LOC107924542 gene encoding glutathione S-transferase T1, producing the protein MKLKLYADRMSQPVRAVIIFCKKNGIDFEEIRVDIAKRQHLTPEYAEIIPMKQLPAIVDGRFKLFESHAILVYLASSFPGVADHWYPADVFKRSKIHSVLDWHHSNLRRGPTTIVRNTVLAPVLGRPLNPEAAAEGEKFLSASLSKIESVWLKGNGRFLLGGNQPSIADLSLVCDIMQLELLGETERNRLLGPYKEVQQWIENTRNATNPHFDEVHKILMKAKEKLQNPRMKGATNEGGGSDMKRTLHSRI